The sequence TGACCGCTCGACAGGAATGGTGATGCTCGTGGTGATGGTTCGGGAAAGCACGATACTTATCAGGACCGTGAAAGCCCCCAACACAATGAAAAGGAGCCGTCCCATAGAGGCACTCTTTTTTGCCGCGTCGTACCGGAACTGGGTCCGTCCTATGTTGTATTGCGTTACCGCGTCGGCTGCCCTGGTGTAGCTTTCAACCGATTTCTTCGATTCTATATATTTTTCCATGGCCTCCTTGGTACTTCCGGAGGATGCGAGATCGATTATCCTGCCGGTCTCGGCCTGTCCTTTTTGCGCCTGCTCCCTGACCGCTGCAATGAGGGCCTTTCCCTCGTCGTTTATCTCCAGGCGCTCAAGCTTCTCTATGGCATGGGTGTATTTTGCCCTCTTTTCATCCATTTTTTTCACGATTTCCCCCCGGTTCGCGCTGTTCTCGTTGGAGACGAAGTCTCCCACAAGGGAGGATATATCTGCAAGACAGGCCCTTATGTCGGTCGAAAGGATAATCTTTGCATTGTTGACTTGCACGATACGATCGAGCTGGCTGTATATCTTATTGATAAAAATTAGACCCGTGATTACGATCAACACCATGAGCACCACGGTGATTCCGAATCCTGTCATCAGTCTTTTGCCTATCTTGACGTCGGTGAAAAGTTTCATGCTGCGCCTCCTGAAGGAATTGATATGTGGCTTTAGTAATGACAGAAGGACGAGGTAGTCCCTTCGGCCACAGTCTGTCGAACGTCCATACTCTTTCATATCATGTGATGGTGCGGTGCCATGATGGACAAAAGACGGAAGGGGTGCTCCCTACATCCTGTCCCGTCTAGTGTTGCTCTTCTTCAGTTTTCGTCACATCGGGAATAGACTTAAATAGTTTTCTTATTTTTCCGGGCGAACCGGCGGATCGAGGCCGACGGCCTTAATTTCTTTCGTTTCTCCGGCTTTTTTGCTAGAATTAAAGATCGGCGGAGATTAGCTATCGAATTGGCCAACCTGTCGGCCCGAAATAATGGGTATCGATGCTCGCGGTCCGGCATAAACGGAATTCCTGAAGGAGAGAGTATGATAATAGGCGAGGTTCAGAAGGGAACGGACAAGATCATGGTAACGGTGAAGGAGTTCAAGGGTAAAACCTATGTGGACATCCGTACCTTTTTTGAAAACGACCAGGGCGAAATGGTGCCCACGAAAAAAGGTGTTTCTCTCACGCCGGAAAATCTGGATGATATCCTCACCCTCCTCCAGGAAGCAAAGAAGGTGATGAAAGAAGGGAAGATAACGGATTAACGAGAATTGAAAACGAGATGATACGAAATATTCTTGTATCCATTATAATGGGTGCGTTCTTTGTCGGGTGCACGACCTTTACCCACCCCGGCAAAGACCCGAAAGAATTTGCCGGTGACCGAAAATCCTGCGAGCAGTACGTGGCGGATAACCCCGGCCCCAATGCCACATGCGAAAAGGACAGCGCCGTCTGCGCCACGTGCGAAGACGTAAAACGCTGCCTTGAGCAGAAAGGCTGGAAGAGGGTCCGGTAAAAAGGACCCCCCTCTTCGACATCCCTTTATTGTTTCAGCTTTTTCACCAGGGTCGCGACCCTGTTCCCCAATTTACGGGCATTGCCGGCAGTCTTCTCATCCGGCGACCCCGTGCATGCCACCCCATAATGGCCCGTTGCATCGAGCGGGTCCCCGACGATTATCATACCGTAGATGAGGAGGGCCTGGATGATCGATATGAGGGTCGTCTCCTTTCCCCCCGTAGGATCGCCCCCTGTGGCAAAAGCAGCGCCCACCTTATCCCCCATATTCTTCCGGACCACCACGAGCCGGTCGAAAAGGTCTTTCAAAGGGGCCGCCATAGATCCGAAGTAGACGGGAGATCCGGCGATAATCCCGTCGGCGGCAAGAAAGTCCTCTTTCGTCACCTCCGCCGCCGCCTTCACGATGCACTCAACCCCTTTCACCTCTTTGACTCCCTGAGCCACTTCCTCAGCCAACTTCTTCGTATTCCCCGACCGGGTGTAATATGTAACGAGTACCTGCATGGTGACCTCCTTTGTGAAGCGTGTGAAGCGTTCATGCGTGTAAAGCGTGTGATGCGTTAAGGGCGAAACGAAAACCGTCAATCGGAGAGAGACAAACCTCCGGTTGCTCCTTTTCACGTCTTCCGCCTTTAATCCTTTAACGCATCATACGCTTTACACGCTTCACACCCATCACACCGCTTCTTCATTCCTCAACCACGTAAATCTCCGGCAGATTCCTGTACTGCTCTGCATAGTCTATTCCATATCCGACGACGAAGCCGTCTGCTATTAACGGGGCTCACGTCGCCCCCTCCACGGGCTTAGCCCGCGAAGCCTCCCCCTCGCGCTCGCGGTGCGAGCTACGTCCCGAATGAAGGCCTCACTCTTCCACCACATAAATCTCGGGTAAATTCCTATATTGTTCCGCATAATCGATTCCATATCCCACGACAAAGCCATCCTCCATGGTGAATCCCACGTAATCGCCCTCTATCTCTATCTCCCTCCTCGCGCGCTTGTCGAGGAGGGCGCAGATTTTTATCGATTTCGGATTTCTTTTTTGGAGCATGCCCCTTACCTCGGTGAGGGTGAGGCCCGAGTCGATGATATCCTCTACGATCACCACGTTTTGGCCCGTGATGTCCTCCTCCAGGTCTTTGGTGATGGTGATGGTCCCTTTCGAGGTCGTGCCGTTGCCGTAGGAGGAGACGCGCATGAAATCTACTTTTGAGGGAACGGCGGCGGAGCGCACGAGATCGGAAGTGAACATGAATGAGCCTTTCAGGAGGCAGACGAATATGACTGTCTCGCCATCGTAATCCTTCTCTATCAGGGCACCGAGCCGTTTTACCGCTTCTTCGATTTCTTCCTTTGAATATAGTTTCTTGAGCACCTTTTTCTCCTAGAGGGCATATGTGAAGACGAGGATCTCCGGCTCCTTCGGCAGGCTCCCCTTATTGATATCGATTTCCGGTGTGCCCGCGTTCCTGACCCGTTCTTTCCCTTTTGTAAATTCCTCCACCGGCGCGATAGGGAAATCGCACTTCGGGGTCTTGAAGTGCATGGGGACGGTGATGGCGGCCTTCACGTCGGCAGCGACCGTGGTTGCCTCCTTTGGATCGATGGTAAAATATCCTCCCACGGGCAGAAAAAGGATATCTACCGCGCCCAGCTTCTCAATCTCGGTTTTTGAGAGGGTGTGACCCAGGTCCCCCAGATGGGCCAGTCGAAGCCCGTCGGCCTCGATCACGAAGAGAAGGTTTTTCCCCCTCTCGCTCCCCTTCGAGGAATCGTGATAGGAGGTCAGCGCCGATATCTTGACGCCCTTTGCCTCATGTGTCCCCGCGCTGCCGATG comes from Syntrophorhabdaceae bacterium and encodes:
- a CDS encoding NAD(P)H-dependent oxidoreductase — protein: MQVLVTYYTRSGNTKKLAEEVAQGVKEVKGVECIVKAAAEVTKEDFLAADGIIAGSPVYFGSMAAPLKDLFDRLVVVRKNMGDKVGAAFATGGDPTGGKETTLISIIQALLIYGMIIVGDPLDATGHYGVACTGSPDEKTAGNARKLGNRVATLVKKLKQ
- a CDS encoding MBL fold metallo-hydrolase, producing the protein IGSAGTHEAKGVKISALTSYHDSSKGSERGKNLLFVIEADGLRLAHLGDLGHTLSKTEIEKLGAVDILFLPVGGYFTIDPKEATTVAADVKAAITVPMHFKTPKCDFPIAPVEEFTKGKERVRNAGTPEIDINKGSLPKEPEILVFTYAL
- a CDS encoding transcriptional coactivator p15/PC4 family protein, whose translation is MIIGEVQKGTDKIMVTVKEFKGKTYVDIRTFFENDQGEMVPTKKGVSLTPENLDDILTLLQEAKKVMKEGKITD
- the hpt gene encoding hypoxanthine phosphoribosyltransferase, producing MLKKLYSKEEIEEAVKRLGALIEKDYDGETVIFVCLLKGSFMFTSDLVRSAAVPSKVDFMRVSSYGNGTTSKGTITITKDLEEDITGQNVVIVEDIIDSGLTLTEVRGMLQKRNPKSIKICALLDKRARREIEIEGDYVGFTMEDGFVVGYGIDYAEQYRNLPEIYVVEE